In the Rhea pennata isolate bPtePen1 chromosome 4, bPtePen1.pri, whole genome shotgun sequence genome, GAGTTCCCCTTCGTGTCACTCTGCCCGTACCTCTAGGGCAACGTATGGGCTTCCTCTTTCTtgaaaagggaggggaaaagtgTTAAAATCTCTTGGTGTCTCAGACATTTTCTAATAGATCGGCTAAATTGTGATGAAGTGGTGGTCGCTGATGTTACAGGAGGATGCAGCTCTTGGCTGGGGTGTGAAACTGCACCTAACGGTTATGGGAGGATGCAGAGacagatttcaaaaattaatactCAGGTACATGAACCACTTGAAGTGCTTCTTTAGTAAGCAATGCAGGCCAAGTGCCCTCACACTGAGCAGGAACGGCGCTATGTACTTGCGGGGCAGCAAAAGGCGGGGGACTTAAGGGTGTATATGTGGTGGGTCTGATGAGATGATTGCTGAGATTTTAGCCATGGTTTGTCTTTTCTGGGCTTTTTCCCACAAGTTGTGCATAAAACTGTCTCAATAGAAATCCTGTACTAAAGCCCAGCTCCTTGCAATTGCCCTAACGGTGACTTTTTGTATGTGGACGGTACTGCACTGTGGTTTTCACTTTATATGTCCTTAATGTCATTCCTTTCTCCTGTTGGTCTGTCAGAAAGAGCAAGTTTCTTGACCCTGGGGGCATGTTGCAAGGCCTATCTATTCACTGGGGCTTTTTGCCTGAGAGGGTGGTCTGGAAAAGAGGTGGGGGTGGAGGCCTTCTCGGTGGATTgacaaggttttttttttttctttttctttctttcttactttcttttttttccctaagtcTTCTTGAGTGTATATTGTGTCCTGGAGTTACATTTTACAAGCTTGAGTGAGAACTGCTGCCCATGCACCAGACTGAGACCTTCTATGAATGAGGAAACACAGATGTCAGGCAGGTACTTCTCATTTATCGGGCTTGTTCTGCTCCCTgcagaaatgatgaaaaaggaggggaaaatgcAAGGCAACAAAACGTGTCAGCGAACTCGCTGTGTTTTAGCGCCTGGGCTTATATACAAAATGGATCTGCGGGGCGTGCTGTCCCCGGATCAGGCCGGTATCACATCTCACCGCTCGCGGCTCTGCCACGGGGACGGACGCGCTCGAGTCGCTATTAATTACGGGCTTTTGTTGCGGCCGCGAACCCCGGTCCCCCCGCGCGCGTCTGCTCCCCGCGCACCCCCCCGCAGCCCGTCCtgggggcgccggcggcgggcttCTCTGCGGCGCCCTTGCTGCGTCCCCCCGCGGCAGGTGCTGCAACAGTGGCgacctacaaaaaaaaaaaaaaaagaaatttaattccGTTTTCCCCCTtgccccccgcccctccccgggGTTGCGCTCcgcgggcgggggcgccgcTCCTCGGTGCGGGCGCTGAAtgggagccggcggcggcgcgcgtgGCGCGCGGGGCGCCCTGATTGGCCGCCGACCCCCCATTCAGCGCTAAATGAGCGGCACGCtccggcccgccgcggcgcgccaatggcggcgcggcccggcccggcccggcccggcgcggcgcggcgcggcccgacggggggggcggcggcggcggcggggcggggggggcggccccCGTCGGGTATATAAGGGGCGTTAAGGCGGGTCGTGTGCCAgacacgccgccgccgccgggccccgggccgctccgccgccgccgccgccgccggggcgcgtgccagcccccgcgccgccccgccccgcgccgcgccgcgccgccccgacggccccgccgcgccgcagcaTGCGGGGGGCGGCCGAgagcccggcgccggcgggcgacgacgagctgctgctgctgcggcggcgccgcgcctcgcccgcccgcccgccctcgcTGCCGTCCAGCGccggcgaggaggaggaggacgacgacgaggaggaggacgacgaggaggaggcggcgccgccgggcgaAGCGGCGCTGTCGCTGTCCCTGTcgctgcggcggggccgcggccgcggccggggcggcggcggcggcccgcgggcggcgcgcaCGGCGGAGGCGGCGCAGCGGCtgcggcggagccggcggctGAAGGCCAACAACCGGGAGCGCAACCGCATGCACCACCTCAACGCGGCGCTGGACGCGCTGCGCGACGTGCTGCCCACCTTCCCCGAGGACGCGCGGCTCACCAAGATCGAGACGCTCCGCTTCGCCCACAACTACATCTGGGCGCTCACCGAGACGCTGCGCCtggccggcgccgcccgcctcgGCCCGCCGGGCCCCGACGGCAGCCCCTCGCCCGCCTCCTCCtggagcggcggcgccgccagccccgcgccctCCGCCTCGCCCTACGCCTGCACTTTATcgcccggcagccccgccgGCTCCGCCTCGGAGCCCGAGGGCTGGGGCggccgctgcgccccgccgccgcgccgccgcctctaGCCGCCGCCCCGACGTGCACTTTGCCCGGCCGCGCCATGCGGCTCGgagcgggccggcggcggggggagacgaagaaaaggggggggggggctcctttctttttctccctttctttttcttttctttctttcctcttttttttttttttttttttttttttttttttttttttttggaaaagtcGTTTTGTTAGGGGTCCGGGTTAGAAGTCATTGTATAATTTGTAGGCTTTGTGAGGGCTGAATGCAAGCGTGGAAATTTAGGCTGAACTACTCTAtcaaaaggaggggaaaaaaaattgttaggGGGAAGCGGGGGTTTGGGGCGGGCAGGAGGACCTCTTCATGCATTATTTATTTCGACCTTTAAGGGGACGAGGAACTCCCCCCTTCTTTcaggagattaaaaataaatcaacagaCTGAAAACCTACACAGACACGGGACATTACAGCGATCAGCCACACACGtgttcacatttatttattataaagaaagatttcatggaaaaatatgtatttttttgtataatttaCAGAGTTTATTCTAGTATGTATTGACAGCTGAAGAGCAAAGGGATTGTTCTCgtcataaaatataaataaaatatctaattttCCTAGCCGTGTTTGTTTGCTGCTTCGGCTGGTCTGGTCTGCGTGCCAGCTGTCGGGCTCTGTGCAGCTCCCACGAGCGaggcgccgggggccggcgaGCGTCCGGGGCCAAGCCAGGCCGGCCGCCTTGCTGCGCTCGCGGTGGCGGTGGCGGTGGTGGGCCGCTCGCGCGCCTACCTGGCCAGGCGGATCAGCGCGCCCTCAGACGAAATTGCTGCGAAGTGGAAACCAAGCAGGCGTGCGCTCTGGTGGTGCGCGGAGACCTCGGGGCGCGTCTGCTTTCCAGGAGCCTCATGgatgttttcatttccaaaactttgctttgcttcctttttttttctttcttttttctttaaaaaatcccttttctgcagaaggaaCAAAGCTGGACTCCAATTTGGGATGCCAGGTTAGCCCCAGTGCGTGGTGGTGGGGGGCACTGTCTTTAGATGCAAAGGTGCTGAGAGAGAAATGGACGGAGAAGCGCTCGCTTTTTCCACCGAAGCAAATCCTCAAAGCTTCGGGAGGGGTTCCCAGAAAGCGGCAGGGGTGTCGCGCACGCCCCGAAGCCAGCCCGAGTCCCCACTGGGGCTGGCTCCTTCTTGTTGCTCAGTTTctcctgcagcacagccaggaaAGCCACTACAGCTCTTGTGCAAAGCATCATCGTTTTTTGAATTTGGCAGAAATTTGCTGATATTGCTTACTTTTGCCTCTCAGAACAGAACGTGTAGTacagcaaatgcattttaacGTTGGGCAGAGAAACCGCTTAAAATACTTCTTCGCCGTAATGATGCCTGAGGCACACAGACTTGAGGGtacaaactcaaaaaaaaaaagtgtgtggcTTCCCCTCAGAGCATCCCTCCCTGCAAACTCATCCCTTCtgtccaaaaataaataaatacatacacaaacaaacaaacacataaataaataaagcccaAGCAATAACCTCCAGAAACGGTGCAGCGAGGTGCCGTCCCTTCATTTTATTCCTTCGCGCCGCAGGTGCTGCCACggaggggagcggaggggctgcccggggcggccggTGCCTCGAGGCCTCCGGCACATCGCggcgttcccccccccccccccccggcccgtgCTGGGAGCCCCCGCTCACTGCTGGGGACAAACACCTGGAAAGCATTAAAAACCAGCGGAGGCGCCTGAatgtattaattaaataaaatgtgcgGCGCATTAATCTGCCCGGTGCCCCCAGATCCTGGGAGCGTGAAACCCGGCCCTTAGGGCGACGTTCCccaaagggggggggagaaaggggggaagaaaaaaaataaaagaaaaacatgtgaAAAGAGAATTAGTGAAATTAGGTTAGGCCAATAAAACGCGCGGGCttcgcccccctccccgccgcctcGGGCGAGCAGGGCTGTCCGGCCCGAGCTATTGTTTCCTCGCTGGCGGGGGGGTATTGTGTGATAAATAATTCCGGGGGAAAAacgggaaaagaaaaagaaaaaagaaaaagaaaaaagcaaacgCAGGCCCATTTGCATAACTACGGCTTTGCTGCGGCCCCTTGGGCCGCACGGGCGGCCGGGAGGGTGCGAGGCGGTGCCGAGCTGCACGCCAGCGCGtcgccgccggagccggggcgcgctgggcagctccacACGTGGGGgctatttttcaaaactggGTGCGTGAGCTGCTGCACAAGGTGGGCTCAATGGAAAGGGCTGGTCGTCTGGGGTTTTAAGCAGTTAAATCTTATTTCCATAAGGAGCTATGCAGCgaatttaaagaaatgcaacaCTTTTTTTGGCAACGAAAGCCTACcccaaaataatttcatatacGAGAGGCCTCGCGTTTCTCCCAGCACCGGCGTGCAGGAGGCCCGTGGGAGGCGAGTGCTGAGGAACCCTCcccgggggccgccccggcgaGGAGGTCTGCGGGGCTGTGCCAAACCAGTCCCCTCTGGCCAGCGCGGGTGATGCCACGCAGCCGCATGTGTCGGGGGACAGGGATGGTTTAATCGTGGCAGCACTGAACTGAggtctctgtctgtctctgtctgtctgtctgtctctgtggtGATGAATATAATTGATGTGCATATGTGCTGCTAACCAGTAGAAAGTACCTGCTTTACCTGACCTTGCTTTACACGTAGGGAGAACAACCCTGCACACGAATGGGCGCGCTAGCTGCCATGCCGGGAGCCTGGGAGCCACAAGCACAGGGTTTCCTCCTGCAGCCGGGTATTCTAGCAATGCATGTGGCCAAGcgcatggaaaaaaaaaaaatgttaattcatAAGCTTCGAAGCCACCGGCTTGCACACGCGGTGACGTGTCCAGcgagctgcagagatgcaggccccagggagctgcagcttgtcacttggtggggggggggggtgaacCAAACCGCACAGGCCGATCCCGTAGGGCCTGGTCCTCATAAAACTCCCTCGCTGCACGCGCAGCAGGCGCGTGGGGCCGCAGGCGCTGGGAGGCTGCTGTGCGGGCAGGGAGCATCCGTCGCGCTGCAGCGGCTCGGGTGgtcagaccccccccccccccccccccggcttttattaaaaagaagagagaccGGACCAAAGCTGACGGCATATTTACCTTCATGAGtttcaaaaaaagttaattacTGCTCGGAGCAAGTCGGTGTGGTTGTCCTGAGCTGTCTTTTATTAGGAGTCGCCTTCATTAATTTCCCTCGCTGGATTTGCTGCTAATAGCTGCCTGGCCGGGGGCAGCACAAAGCAGCATCTGCGCCATTGAGCGGGGAAGCGGGAGTCaggctggggcggggggggggacgccGTTTGCAAATCAACCTCTATTAACGTGACAGCGGCCCGCGCGGAGGGGACGCGCCGGCGCGCTGTGCCCTGCTTCGCTGCTACTGCTCCGGCGGCAGAGgggagccggcgccgggctgccccctGCCAATACCAACCCggcctgaaaaagaaaaaaaaaaaaaaaaaatccctgggTGAGGGAAGGTTAAGGTTTTGGATTAATAACGGGAGCAAATTCTGCCCGGAAAGGAAGGGCGCTTGGGGTTGTAAGgctttttaaggcatttttaaCCCCGTGCTGCTCGAGCCCCGTCTCCGCCAGCCGCAGGGCGGGCTGTGTGCGGGGCTGGTGCCGGCACGGCGGCGGCGAGCGAGCGGCGAGGGTCTTCTGCGCTTGCCTGGCTGCGGCGCTCGCGCCGGGTGGAAGCTGCAGCCTGCAAGTGGCTGCTCAGGCGGGAGGGGGAAATGCCGCGCCAGGCTCGCCGGCCCCCCCGGCAGCGGCTCCCTGCGCCAGCACGAGCGGCTCTCGTTCTGCACAGCCCACGCGGCCGCTGGGCTCAGTGGTCCTGCTGCGCTCTTGTGTGGCGCTTCGGAGCGTGCTGTCGTTAACCAGCCCCCAAACCCTCCTTGGCAGCAAGTAACTTAGGACAAAAGGCCGCACTTCCCAAGCATCCAGCTCCGTCGAGTCCCGTCCGGCTCCAGAGACCTTCCCCAGAAGCCACCTCACGCGAGCAGAGCTGCGGTGCGTTTGGTCCGCAGCGCTAAGCTGGCGCTTCCAGCGCCCGTGCAAAGGGCTCGGcgtcctcctccaccaccaccaccaccaccactgcaaACTCGGGCATCTTGGGGGGCAACGGAGCAGCGGCTCGAGTGCTACAGCAGCAGGTCCTGGGGCGGCGAACCTGCAGACCGATTAATCCAGGCTTGCAAAGCTGTCTTAAAGGATGGGCTGAAGGACAGCCACTGTTTGTGAAGGATCAGCGCTTCTGCATTTGAGTCTGAGCCTGAAAAGATCAATATTGGTAGAAGCTATGATGAGGTTAAATATTACGATTTCTGCTTTAACTGGGATCTGGACAAGCTCATACTTGACATTAACTTTTGTAAATTGCTTACTCAAAAAAGTATGATAGCCATAAACTTACCTGTGGTGGTAAAACTTATTATATAAAACAACAAGGGAAATCAGTTGCTAAATGCTAATACTGCAATATTAGGAAGAATTCAAAATACTAGAAATTCCTGTCTGTAGATTTATTCAAAAGCATAggtaaatacagattttttttgtttgtttcgtTAATTATGAGAACCATAAACGGGAAACCGTGAAGCTCACGGTCCAGGGAGGACCTGAGACGCGATGGGGCACAAAGCAGagcctgcagggctgggggctgaccgTGCACCTGAACACCAGCAGGGAGATTTTTGTCCGGCTTCCCATCGCCTCCgtggagctctgcagagagccctTAACACGGCATCTCTGTTGCCTATCAGCTCCTGAAGTCTTGCTCGCTAGCTTTGTTTCCTCCTCAGCGCCCGTAGCTGTGGTTTCCAGGCGCGCCAGCCTGCGTACGCACAGTTTTGCCGCTTGGTTAAAAGCCCGGCGTTTCCCTGCAGCAGGCAAAGGCAGGGCTCTATTGGCTGCGGAACAAGATAACCGGCCTAATCTTCCCAGTAACACGTGAGTTTTCGTGTACCACTTTAATCTGCGAAACAGTGGGGCTGAGTGTCCCGTCGCATGCCGATTTGACTCCTCTGTGAgcgagcggccgcggggctcaATGATGGATTGTTTGCGCTCTTTCAACAACAGTCAAGATGCTGAATGCCCCGGGGGGACCGGCGGCGCGCTATGGGAGCCGCGCAAAGCTGATGGCCCCGCTCAAGTTCACCTGACAAAGCTGAAGCAGCCTGCGAGCACCATTCTGGAAAGGATTATTCACACTAGCATTAtatttttgaatgcattttttttcttcctgcgcagctgcccagctccccagcaCTGAAGGTTTATGCACCATACTaaagagatttaattttttttttctcttgctgctcactCTTTACACCTAGAGCTAATTGTTCAGTATCGTGACAGGGCGTCTATCCAAACAACTCAGCAGAAATATCAGCTAGAAAACAAGAGCAGTGCTAGAAAGTGGTAACAAAAGCCTAAAAATCTCTGCTGGttgcagaaacaaaagctgATGGTTTTGTGAAGGCTAATGCTGTGTCGGGGACCATCTTTTTTTGTAGCAGTTTAGGGCTGTGTTCCCCTTTTCACCAGGAAAACCTCCCCAAAGCACTGATGTGAGGCTTTGCAGCGTGGGGCAACAAACGGTCAGGGCACATTTTAGCTTTCAAGGAGAAAGGGGGATTGTAAACGAATGAAGCTTTTAACTTTGGCTTTAGCAGGAAAGCTAAAGCACCCTTTTTCAGGTGAAGAGCCTTGTAATACAGGTGCATGTGGAAACACGAATTCTGGACGTGTTGGCAAGGGCTGTGAAGAATAAAGCATCAGATTTTATTCTGGCTTGAGAGGCGGAGTCCTGCGCGGCAGCAAACGTTCGCTCTGCTCCTGGAGGCTGTTCCAGGCGTATGCGGCGCTCAAAGGGAGCACGAAAAGCCATTTCTTGAAATTTCACAGAAGTGGCTTTTCCGCCTCCTGGTTAGGGTAATAGCGACAGGAAAGATCAGCTGAAAGACTGTAAGATCACTTGCCGTCTGCTGTGGAATACGAAATTAGATGCAACCTGTGCACACAAAAAGACAGACCCTCTGGTTTTAACCAAAATTTTAACGTGCCACCTCCTTTCTCTCCAGGTTATGAAGGACTTCTTCGAAAACCGTGTTGTGCCTTATTCTGcgtaaagaaaggaaaagcccCTGACAGCCCCCGTCTTGGCcctcctttcttctgaaatcGCCAGCACGGGTAAActccccttctttccttcctgtctgCTTCAAATGCGGGTCCGTCCTGCCGCGGGAGACCCTGCGTGCTCCCCCTCCGTGGGTGTCGCGGCAGCAGTGAGCTCACAGCAAAGGCAGGAACAAGCGCCGTCCCGCCGGCGCCTGGTGCCGCTCGCCCGCGGACCTGAGCAGCTAGCTCGCTGAAGTGCTCCCGCGGTGGACTTAAACTGGACAGTTGAGTTTTATAGGATTAAAACGCACCAGCCGGCACATTTGGTTTGAAAACGGTTCTTTTACCGTAGGCTGAGCTCGGGCCAGGTCGCGGACAGCTTTCAGCTCCTCCACCCGCCcgccagcagctgcagcctgctcagctctgccttggCGGGGTGCAGCGTTTTGCGGGAGCAGCGCCCAGCCCCGATACTGCTTCTGCATGTTTTCGCAGCTGAAGAAACATTCACAAGGACCGAGAAGGCACCCTAACAGCATGTGCGTCGCCTTACCTGA is a window encoding:
- the NEUROG2 gene encoding neurogenin-2, whose product is MRGAAESPAPAGDDELLLLRRRRASPARPPSLPSSAGEEEEDDDEEEDDEEEAAPPGEAALSLSLSLRRGRGRGRGGGGGPRAARTAEAAQRLRRSRRLKANNRERNRMHHLNAALDALRDVLPTFPEDARLTKIETLRFAHNYIWALTETLRLAGAARLGPPGPDGSPSPASSWSGGAASPAPSASPYACTLSPGSPAGSASEPEGWGGRCAPPPRRRL